In Rhizobiales bacterium NRL2, a genomic segment contains:
- a CDS encoding phage tail protein, with product MTAVVVMLRNPFCPERGRDVLPIVAGTTIRAWLDAHGIAEFERPTVCLRNGEPVLRADWPAVAIGASDVVIFVSLPQGGGGGGGGKNPLRTVLMIAVMVAAPAIGGAIAGAIGITSTIGTSLITAAVGLAGATLVNVLVPPPKPPAPSFGGSFGSTPAPSPTYALQSQGNQARLGQPIPVIYGRHLVYPDLAATPWTEYAGNEQYLHQLHCIGQGEYDLEQVRIEDTPISSFEEVTYEIVAPGDPVMLFEADVTTAAEVAGQELKGTNELDTGDDGWIGPFAANPAGTAAEEIGIDLVMPRGLYYANTSGGLDPRTIDWEVEARAIDEDGVALGGWVQLGAESVTAATNTAQRRSDRYPVASGRYEVRLRRTDAKDTDARAGHEIRWQGLKAFLAGDPVFGDVTLLAVRMRATDNLSQRSSRLVNCILARRLPVWDPVTGWTSPQPTRSIAWAFADAARAHYGADLPDARIDLAALHALDGLWQGRGDRFDAVFDQGVTVWEALTRIARVGRAVPFLQGGILRLVRDEARTLPVALFGPRNIVKGSLKVQYLMPGEDTADAVTVEYFSARIWAPDEVTASLADSAADQPAKVELFGCTDEAQALREGLYMAAANRYRRRMVSFRTELEGLIPTYGDLIAVAHDMPRWGQGGEAVAWAPETRTLELSEPLEWADGETHYIALRRRDGTVSGPWPVGPGADDRRVVLAEDLDFTPYTGASEERTHFAFGVGEAWSLRARVISIRPRGEQIEITAVGEDARVHEADLAA from the coding sequence TTGACCGCCGTCGTCGTCATGTTGCGCAACCCGTTCTGCCCGGAACGGGGCCGAGACGTGCTGCCCATCGTGGCCGGCACGACCATTCGCGCCTGGCTCGACGCCCACGGGATCGCGGAGTTCGAGCGCCCGACGGTCTGTCTGCGCAATGGCGAGCCCGTGCTGCGCGCGGACTGGCCGGCCGTGGCGATCGGCGCGTCCGACGTCGTGATCTTCGTCTCCCTGCCTCAGGGAGGCGGGGGCGGAGGCGGCGGCAAGAACCCGCTGCGCACCGTGCTCATGATCGCCGTCATGGTGGCGGCACCCGCGATCGGCGGCGCCATCGCCGGCGCCATCGGCATCACGTCCACCATCGGCACCTCGCTCATCACCGCGGCCGTCGGGCTCGCCGGCGCCACGCTGGTGAACGTGCTCGTCCCGCCGCCCAAACCTCCCGCGCCCAGCTTCGGCGGCTCCTTCGGCAGCACACCGGCGCCAAGCCCGACCTATGCCCTGCAGTCCCAGGGCAATCAGGCCCGACTCGGCCAGCCGATCCCCGTCATCTACGGGCGGCACCTGGTCTATCCCGACCTCGCCGCCACACCCTGGACCGAGTACGCCGGCAACGAGCAGTACCTGCATCAGCTGCACTGCATCGGTCAGGGCGAGTACGACCTCGAGCAGGTCCGCATTGAGGACACGCCCATCAGCTCCTTCGAGGAGGTGACCTACGAGATCGTCGCACCCGGCGATCCGGTAATGCTGTTCGAGGCGGACGTGACTACGGCGGCCGAAGTGGCGGGCCAGGAGCTGAAGGGCACAAACGAGCTGGACACAGGCGACGACGGCTGGATCGGCCCCTTCGCCGCCAACCCCGCCGGCACCGCCGCCGAGGAGATCGGCATCGACCTCGTCATGCCGCGCGGGCTCTACTACGCCAACACCTCCGGCGGGCTCGATCCGCGCACCATCGACTGGGAGGTGGAGGCGCGCGCGATCGACGAGGATGGCGTCGCCCTCGGCGGCTGGGTGCAGCTGGGGGCAGAAAGCGTCACTGCCGCCACGAACACCGCCCAGCGGCGAAGCGACCGCTATCCGGTCGCGAGCGGCCGCTACGAGGTTCGTCTCAGGCGGACCGACGCCAAGGATACGGACGCCCGCGCCGGCCACGAGATCCGCTGGCAGGGGCTGAAGGCGTTTCTCGCAGGCGATCCGGTGTTTGGCGACGTCACGCTGCTTGCCGTGCGCATGCGCGCGACCGACAACCTGTCGCAGCGCTCGTCGCGCCTGGTGAACTGCATCCTGGCCCGCAGGCTCCCGGTCTGGGATCCCGTCACGGGATGGACCTCGCCGCAGCCGACGCGGTCGATCGCCTGGGCGTTCGCCGATGCCGCACGCGCCCACTATGGCGCCGATCTGCCGGACGCCCGCATCGACCTGGCGGCGCTCCATGCGCTGGACGGGCTATGGCAGGGCCGGGGCGACCGCTTCGACGCCGTCTTCGATCAAGGCGTCACAGTCTGGGAAGCGCTCACCCGGATCGCCCGCGTCGGGCGGGCCGTGCCGTTCCTGCAGGGCGGCATCCTGCGGCTGGTCCGGGACGAAGCGCGGACCTTGCCCGTGGCGCTCTTCGGCCCCCGCAACATCGTCAAGGGCAGCCTCAAGGTCCAGTACCTGATGCCGGGCGAGGACACCGCGGACGCGGTCACGGTCGAGTATTTCTCGGCGCGCATCTGGGCGCCCGACGAGGTGACCGCGAGCTTGGCCGACAGCGCGGCCGATCAGCCGGCCAAGGTCGAGCTGTTCGGCTGCACCGACGAGGCGCAGGCACTTCGGGAAGGTCTCTACATGGCGGCGGCCAACCGCTATCGCCGCCGCATGGTGAGCTTCCGCACCGAGCTGGAGGGGCTGATCCCGACCTATGGCGATCTCATCGCCGTCGCCCACGACATGCCTCGTTGGGGCCAGGGTGGTGAGGCAGTCGCCTGGGCCCCCGAGACCCGCACGCTCGAACTCTCCGAGCCGCTGGAATGGGCCGACGGTGAGACGCACTACATCGCGCTGCGTCGGCGTGACGGGACGGTAAGCGGCCCTTGGCCGGTCGGTCCGGGCGCCGACGATCGGCGTGTCGTCCTTGCCGAGGATCTCGATTTCACGCCCTACACCGGCGCGTCGGAAGAGCGGACGCATTTTGCCTTCGGTGTCGGCGAGGCCTGGAGCCTGCGCGCCCGGGTCATCTCGATCCGACCGAGGGGCGAGCAGATCGAGATCACCGCCGTGGGCGAGGATGCCCGCGTCCATGAGGCCGATCTGGCCGCGTAG
- a CDS encoding mRNA 3'-end processing factor, protein MLKFTSLGGAGTVTGSKHLLDHDGKRILIDCGLFQGLKNLRELNWQPLPIAPSSINAVVLTHAHLDHSGYLPKLVKDGFHGEIFATDATRDVAELILKDSGYLQEKDAEYANRKGFSKHKPALPLYGLHDAEHALERFSSIPFDKAVQLPAGATLMFRHAGHILGAATADIVWGGKRIIFSGDLGRYGDPVMPDPVPVPEADYIVIESTYGNRIHETGDPTEMLSSVIERTVQRGGTVVIPAFAVGRAQSLLYHLWQLKQAGRLASIPIFLDSPMAISATDLLHAHREDHRLSPEDCDTVCGLATYTRDVEGSKAITASPYPKVVISASGMATGGRILHHLKAFAPDQKNTILFSGFQAAGTRGRAMLQGAREIKIHGQWIPVKAEIADLPALSAHADSDELMRWLSGFNHAPARTFIVHGEAEAAEALRVRIGKDLGWNATVPRQDQAFDL, encoded by the coding sequence ATGCTAAAATTCACATCCCTCGGCGGCGCTGGCACTGTCACCGGTTCGAAACATCTCCTCGACCACGACGGCAAGCGGATTCTGATCGACTGCGGCTTGTTCCAAGGCCTAAAGAACCTGCGCGAGTTGAATTGGCAGCCACTGCCGATAGCCCCTTCGAGTATTAATGCCGTCGTTCTGACCCATGCGCATCTCGACCATTCGGGTTATTTACCCAAACTTGTGAAGGACGGATTCCACGGTGAAATTTTCGCGACGGACGCGACCCGCGACGTTGCAGAGCTGATCCTCAAGGACAGCGGTTACCTCCAGGAGAAAGATGCCGAATACGCGAACCGGAAGGGGTTCTCCAAGCACAAGCCCGCCCTGCCGCTCTACGGTCTTCACGATGCGGAACACGCCCTCGAACGCTTCTCGTCAATTCCGTTCGACAAGGCTGTTCAGCTTCCCGCCGGGGCGACCCTGATGTTCAGGCATGCCGGCCACATCCTGGGTGCTGCCACCGCCGATATCGTATGGGGCGGCAAGCGGATCATATTTTCGGGTGATCTCGGCCGCTATGGCGATCCCGTCATGCCTGATCCGGTTCCTGTCCCGGAGGCCGACTATATCGTTATTGAATCCACTTACGGCAACCGCATCCATGAAACGGGCGATCCAACCGAGATGCTGAGTTCCGTCATCGAGCGCACGGTTCAGCGCGGCGGGACCGTGGTGATTCCGGCATTCGCCGTTGGCCGGGCGCAGTCGCTGCTCTATCACCTCTGGCAATTGAAGCAGGCTGGTCGCCTGGCATCCATCCCGATTTTCCTCGACAGTCCGATGGCGATCAGCGCCACGGACCTGCTCCACGCCCATCGCGAGGATCATCGCCTTTCACCGGAGGATTGCGACACGGTCTGCGGCCTCGCCACCTACACGAGGGACGTCGAAGGATCCAAGGCAATTACCGCGAGCCCCTATCCCAAGGTGGTGATCTCTGCCAGTGGCATGGCAACCGGTGGCCGCATTCTCCACCATCTCAAGGCCTTTGCACCCGATCAGAAGAACACCATTCTGTTCTCGGGCTTTCAGGCTGCTGGAACCCGTGGACGGGCCATGCTGCAGGGCGCCCGCGAGATCAAGATCCACGGACAGTGGATACCGGTCAAGGCAGAGATCGCCGATCTGCCCGCACTCTCGGCGCACGCAGACTCTGATGAGTTGATGCGCTGGCTTTCCGGCTTCAATCATGCGCCGGCCCGCACCTTCATCGTTCATGGTGAGGCCGAAGCTGCCGAGGCACTGCGCGTCCGCATCGGCAAGGACCTCGGATGGAATGCGACCGTTCCCCGCCAGGATCAGGCGTTCGACCTATGA
- a CDS encoding peptidase M15 produces the protein MTTSYFNHWRDVPEGAWRWKNFSPAEIACRGSGSLRLNEEALDKLQALRDRLGKPLIVRSAYRSPAHNRAVGGAPRSKHMDGAAFDIAMANHDPVAFEAAARAVGFLGFGFYPRSGFMHIDLGPARQWGERFPVRATAFAAEAPPAREVLAESRTMKGSGAAGVATIGAAGVEVAQNVLAETQSAILPLVPYLDTLRWVFIAVALAGVAVAIYARIDDWKRGRR, from the coding sequence ATGACGACGAGCTACTTCAACCACTGGCGTGATGTGCCCGAGGGCGCCTGGCGCTGGAAGAACTTCTCTCCCGCCGAGATCGCCTGTCGCGGCAGCGGGTCGCTACGCCTCAATGAGGAGGCGCTGGACAAGCTCCAGGCGCTCCGCGACCGGCTTGGCAAGCCGCTCATCGTCCGCTCCGCCTACCGCAGTCCGGCGCACAACCGCGCCGTCGGTGGCGCGCCGCGCTCCAAGCACATGGATGGCGCGGCTTTCGACATCGCCATGGCGAACCACGACCCGGTCGCGTTCGAGGCGGCGGCGCGGGCGGTCGGATTTCTCGGGTTTGGTTTCTACCCGCGCTCGGGATTCATGCATATCGATCTCGGGCCGGCGCGGCAGTGGGGCGAGCGTTTCCCCGTGCGGGCGACAGCATTTGCCGCCGAAGCACCGCCCGCGCGGGAGGTGCTGGCGGAGAGCCGCACGATGAAAGGCAGCGGCGCCGCAGGAGTGGCGACGATTGGCGCGGCGGGCGTCGAGGTGGCGCAGAACGTCCTGGCCGAGACCCAGTCCGCCATTCTGCCGCTGGTGCCGTATCTCGACACCCTGCGCTGGGTGTTCATCGCCGTGGCGCTCGCCGGCGTCGCGGTCGCCATTTACGCCCGCATCGACGACTGGAAACGGGGGCGGCGATGA
- a CDS encoding transcriptional regulator, with the protein MPDPALERAIREAYASAPSDTVILHTLELRHPSFLDDDGQPTAIRVVRDHVDLWARLEADAPVDAGGWVRFVAMGFELELPPVDTAPVPEIAVTLDNVSREIVRHLDAAATSQDKIEVTYRPYLSTDLEGPQMDPPITLILTEVEADVFRVTGRARMLDIGNKAFPAETYTARRFPGLTR; encoded by the coding sequence ATGCCGGATCCGGCGCTTGAGCGGGCGATCCGGGAGGCCTACGCATCCGCGCCCTCCGACACCGTCATCCTGCACACGCTCGAACTGCGCCATCCGTCCTTCCTGGACGATGACGGCCAGCCGACCGCGATCCGCGTCGTGCGCGACCACGTCGACCTCTGGGCGCGTCTCGAAGCGGACGCGCCGGTCGACGCCGGCGGCTGGGTTCGCTTCGTTGCCATGGGCTTCGAGCTCGAACTGCCGCCAGTGGACACGGCGCCCGTGCCGGAGATCGCGGTCACCCTCGACAATGTCAGCCGGGAGATCGTCCGCCACCTCGATGCGGCCGCGACCAGCCAGGACAAGATCGAGGTGACCTACCGGCCTTACCTCTCGACCGACCTGGAGGGTCCGCAGATGGATCCGCCGATCACCCTCATCCTGACCGAGGTCGAGGCGGACGTGTTCCGGGTCACCGGGCGCGCCCGCATGCTCGACATCGGCAACAAGGCCTTCCCCGCCGAGACCTATACCGCCAGGCGGTTCCCCGGGCTCACACGATAA
- a CDS encoding thymidine phosphorylase (catalyzes the formation of thymine and 2-deoxy-alpha-D-ribose 1-phosphate from thymidine) — translation MNQGDAELPATPKLRATRFRLHTQHQAVVIMRTDCHVCRAEGLASRSQVVVSSGGREVQATLFQVEGDDLLAIDQIALTETAWQILCVEEGTEVTVTHAPALESLASVRRRIYGNRLDARAVGSIVRDVAARRYTDVHLAAFLTASAALPLDEQETVDLTGAMVEVGERLRWDSLIVVDKHCIGGLPGNRTTPIVVAIVAAQGLVIPKTSSRAITSPAGTADTMETLAPVDLDIATLRRVVEAEGGCIAWGGAMHLSPADDIFVRIERELDVDTEGQLIASVLSKKIAAGSTHVVIDIPVGPTAKVRSEASARHLAERINSVSARFGLSATCILTDGSQPVGRGIGPALEALDVLAVLRGAPDAPDDLRRRATALAGAALEIGGKAAKGEGAADALAILADGRAWQKFQAICAAQGGMRTPPRASHVHPLIAPRAGRIVHINNRKLARLAKLAGAPEAKAAGVYLNVSLGQEIDNGQALLDIHAETAGELAYALEYAQRSPDIIEVELSS, via the coding sequence ATGAACCAAGGTGACGCCGAACTCCCCGCTACACCGAAGCTTCGCGCCACCCGCTTTCGCCTGCACACACAGCACCAGGCGGTGGTCATCATGCGGACCGACTGCCATGTCTGCCGCGCGGAAGGTCTGGCGTCCAGGTCGCAGGTGGTGGTTTCGTCTGGCGGTCGGGAGGTGCAGGCGACCCTGTTCCAGGTCGAGGGGGACGATCTGCTCGCCATCGATCAGATTGCCCTCACAGAAACAGCGTGGCAGATCTTGTGCGTCGAAGAAGGCACGGAAGTCACCGTCACGCATGCGCCAGCACTCGAATCCCTCGCCAGTGTCCGCCGCCGGATCTACGGGAACCGGCTCGACGCGCGTGCCGTTGGGTCGATCGTCAGGGACGTCGCGGCACGCCGCTACACTGATGTGCATCTGGCGGCCTTCCTGACGGCGAGCGCGGCTCTTCCTCTCGACGAGCAGGAGACCGTCGATCTGACCGGCGCCATGGTCGAGGTCGGCGAGCGCTTGCGATGGGATTCCCTGATCGTAGTCGACAAGCATTGCATCGGCGGGCTCCCTGGCAACCGTACCACCCCGATCGTCGTCGCGATTGTTGCTGCCCAAGGGCTCGTCATCCCCAAGACCTCGTCGCGCGCAATCACATCGCCTGCAGGTACTGCGGATACCATGGAGACACTTGCTCCGGTTGACCTTGATATCGCAACGCTCCGACGCGTCGTGGAAGCCGAGGGCGGCTGCATCGCCTGGGGCGGGGCGATGCATCTGAGCCCCGCCGACGATATTTTCGTCCGCATAGAGCGTGAGCTCGATGTCGATACCGAGGGACAACTCATCGCGTCTGTCCTGTCGAAGAAGATTGCAGCCGGCTCGACGCACGTCGTCATCGATATCCCGGTCGGACCTACCGCCAAGGTCCGCAGCGAGGCGTCGGCGCGTCACCTCGCGGAACGGATCAACTCCGTTTCAGCGCGTTTCGGACTCTCGGCCACTTGCATCCTGACCGACGGGTCGCAACCGGTCGGTCGCGGAATTGGCCCGGCCCTGGAAGCGCTCGATGTCCTCGCGGTTCTCCGTGGTGCGCCCGATGCACCGGATGACCTGCGCCGACGCGCAACGGCATTGGCTGGCGCCGCCCTGGAGATTGGCGGGAAGGCCGCCAAGGGGGAAGGAGCAGCTGATGCGCTTGCGATCCTTGCGGACGGGCGAGCCTGGCAGAAGTTCCAGGCCATCTGCGCGGCGCAAGGAGGTATGCGCACGCCGCCGCGGGCGTCCCACGTTCATCCGCTGATCGCACCGCGTGCCGGTCGCATCGTTCATATCAACAATCGCAAGCTCGCAAGGCTCGCCAAGCTCGCCGGCGCGCCGGAAGCCAAGGCAGCGGGCGTCTACTTGAACGTGAGCCTCGGCCAAGAGATCGACAATGGCCAAGCGCTGCTCGACATCCACGCGGAAACCGCGGGCGAACTGGCCTATGCGCTGGAATACGCGCAAAGGAGTCCGGACATCATCGAAGTTGAGCTTTCGTCGTAA